The genomic window GCGGCCAGGCGTCCACCGAGGCCGAGGTCAAGTCTTCACTGCTTCCCGACCGGGCCGTCCGCCAGTACGCCCTGCTACCCGAAGGTCTGGACTCCGGCCTGATCGGCCGACGAGTGGGGGGGTTGCACCTGCCCGAGGGCGCCGAGGTGGCGGCAGTGACCCGTTTCGGGGTGCCACTGGACGTGGACGACACCCTGGTCCTGGAGGCCGACGACCAGATCACGATCGTGGGCCCGGAGAGCGCAATGCCGGCCCCGGGTGACCCGGCCCCCCTGGGCTGAGGTCGACCGGTCAGGTCAGGAGCAGACGGCGTACCTCTGCGGCTCCAGCCACCCGATTGGCGTCGGTAGCCGCGATAGGCGCCAGATTGATGTCCCGGGCTCCGGCTTCCAGGTAGGGACGGAGCCGGTCGGCTATGTCGGCCGGGGTCCCGACCGGTGAGTACCGCTCGAAGGCTGAGTAGGGCATGCCGTAAAACTTTTCCATGGCTGGGGCCAGTACGGATGTCCCCTCGTCCGGTGTGTCACCCAGGCCGACCCAGATCTGGTAGCCGTGTCGCCAGGACACGTCGGTCCGCCCGGCGTCGGCGGCTACCTGCTTGGTACGGGCCACGCCCTCGGCGAACCGGGCTGGCGAGCACCAGGTAGCCAGCCAACCGTCGCCCCGTCGCCCCGCCCGGTTGATCGCCGCATTCGACCGGCCGCCCACGGTGACCGGGACGGGCGGCGATGGCGCCGGGTGGATGCATACGTCGGGGGCGTCGTAGAAATCGCCCCGGTGGTCTACCGTTCCACCGGCCAGCAGTGGCCGCAGCACGTCCAGCGCTTCGTCGGTCCGACGACCTCGGGTGGCTGGGTCCACGCCCACCACCTCCATCTCGTGGCGGTCCTCCCCGCCCACCCCGACGCCGAACGTGAGACGCCCCGGGGCGTGGAGGGCCAGCGTCGAGATCTGGCGGGCCACGGCCACCGGGTGGCGCAGGGCCAGGAGGTAGACGCCCAGGTACACCCCGATCGTGGGGTGCAGGCCGGCTAGCCACGACACGGTGGTCAGGCCATCCATGCCCCGGCCACCGAAGAAGGCAATGTGATCGGCGGTCAGCAGGTGGTCGAGGCCACCGTCGGCCACCGCCCCGACGTAGTCCGCTGCCTCGTCCCGGGAGGCGAACCCGCCTGGAGGGAGCGACACGCCGACCCGGATCCCCGGGTCGGGGGCCGGGCTCACGGCGTTCGCTTCTCCCCGAACCGGTCCCACGAAGTGATCTTCTCGGCGCCGCGGTGTCGTGGAGCCACACCCCACTTCCCGGTCGGGTGGCCGAGGGGTAGCAGAGCCAGCACCTCGTAGCGTTCCGGGATCCCCAGAAGGTCCCGCACCTCGCCTTCGTAGATGCGATGCAGGGTCGTCATGGCCGTCCCCAGGCCGAGCGAACGGGCGGCGAGCATGAAGTTCTGGATGGCTGGGTATACCGAGGCGTGGGTGGGTCCGACCGGCATGGGGCCCTCGTCGTCGTGGACCGTCATGTCGATGGACGGCATGAGCAGCAGCACGAGGACCGGCACGTGCTCCAGGTTCTGGGCCAGGTGGACGGTGGCCCGGTTATTGCGCTCCCAGCCCTCGCGAACGGCGTCGTTGGGAAACTCGGTCGGGGCGATGACCGGCTCGTAGCGGGCCCAGCCCCGCCGGTAGATCTCGGCTAGGCCGAGCCGCAGGTCAGGGTCCCGGACAACCATGAACTGATAGGGCTGGATATTGCCTCCGCTGGGAGCCTGGACGGCGGCCCGCAGGCACGTCCAGACGTCGTCGTCGCTGACCGGTTCATCGGCATACCGGCGCATGGCCCGGTTGGTCATCAGGCCATCGAGCAGTCCGATCTCGTTGCCGCGGGTGCCGCCCGTCCTGTAGCTCATGCCTTTCCTCCTCAGAGATCCGTCTACTTGCCGGTGAACCGGGGTTCGCGCTTCTCGGTCAGGGCGGCCAGGGCCTCGGTGAAGTCCTCGGACGCAAAGGTCACGGTCTCCAGGGCCGTGGACAGGTCGAAGGCCGTGCCGCAGGTCTGCTTGATCCAAGCGTTCACCGCCTGTTTGGTGAACTGGACGGCCTGCGGAGCCCCGGCGGCTAGGCGCCGGGCCCAGGCCAGGCCAGCGGCTACGCACGCCTCAGGGTTGGGGGCCGTCTCCACGATGAGGCCCATCGACACGGCGTCGGTGGCCGTCACCGGATCTCCAGTCAGGAGGTACCGCTTGGCCAGTTGCGGGCCGACGGCCAGCGGCCAGGCCACGGTGCCGCCGTCGCCGGCCACGATCCCGACCTTCACGTGGGGGTCGCCAAGCCTGGCCGTTTCGGACATGACGGTCAGGTCGGCCAGCAGGGCGATGCTGGCCCCGAGCCCCATGGCGTGACCAGTGACTGCGCACACGATGGGTAGGTGGACGTCCAGCATGTTCCAAACGATGGACTTGCCGTCCAGGCGCACCTCGGCGGCGTAGCCGGGCTCGGAGAAGCGGGGGAACCAGGCGAAGTCGCCGCCGGCCGTGAAAGCCCGTTCGGTACCGGCCAGCAGCACGGCCCGGGCTTGGCGCTCGTCGCGCAGGCGCTGGAACAGATGGGTCAACTCGTGGTGCATCTGGGCGTCAACCTTGTTGAGGTCATCGTCCGGCTTGTCCACCGTCACCACGAGGACGTCGCCGTCCCGGTCGAACCGCAGGTACTCGAACTCGGCCATGTCGTCCTCTCCGTGACTCACGGCCGGGGTTCCCGGGGAAGCCCGAGCAGCCGCTCGCCGATGATGTTGCGCTGCACCTCACTGGTGCCGCCTCCGATTGTCAGGGCCCGGGAGAAGTAGTGCCCCCAGGCCCAGGGGTCCTCGTGTTCCTCGTAGGGGTAGTTCCCGTCCAGCATGGTCGACGGGCCCTCGAGGTCCTTCACCAGCGCCATGGCCTTCTGGCCGTGCTTGTCGCCGATGGCCTTGCGGACCGAGGAGAGGGGGCCGGGGTCTCCGCCCGTGACCTGGGCGCTCATGATCCGACGGTTCAGGAGTCGCAGGATCACCATCTCGGTGTAGAGGTCGGCAATGCGTTGGCGCAGGACCGGATCGGAGCAGGCGAAGGACCGGAGCCTGTCGAGCACCGCCGGGTCGGCAGGGCCCCGTCCCCAGAGCACCCCGCCCTCCGACAGGGAGACTCGTTCGTTGGCCAAGGTGACCTTGGCC from Acidimicrobiales bacterium includes these protein-coding regions:
- a CDS encoding LLM class flavin-dependent oxidoreductase; this encodes MSPAPDPGIRVGVSLPPGGFASRDEAADYVGAVADGGLDHLLTADHIAFFGGRGMDGLTTVSWLAGLHPTIGVYLGVYLLALRHPVAVARQISTLALHAPGRLTFGVGVGGEDRHEMEVVGVDPATRGRRTDEALDVLRPLLAGGTVDHRGDFYDAPDVCIHPAPSPPVPVTVGGRSNAAINRAGRRGDGWLATWCSPARFAEGVARTKQVAADAGRTDVSWRHGYQIWVGLGDTPDEGTSVLAPAMEKFYGMPYSAFERYSPVGTPADIADRLRPYLEAGARDINLAPIAATDANRVAGAAEVRRLLLT
- a CDS encoding nitroreductase family protein, which codes for MSYRTGGTRGNEIGLLDGLMTNRAMRRYADEPVSDDDVWTCLRAAVQAPSGGNIQPYQFMVVRDPDLRLGLAEIYRRGWARYEPVIAPTEFPNDAVREGWERNNRATVHLAQNLEHVPVLVLLLMPSIDMTVHDDEGPMPVGPTHASVYPAIQNFMLAARSLGLGTAMTTLHRIYEGEVRDLLGIPERYEVLALLPLGHPTGKWGVAPRHRGAEKITSWDRFGEKRTP
- a CDS encoding enoyl-CoA hydratase-related protein, whose protein sequence is MSHGEDDMAEFEYLRFDRDGDVLVVTVDKPDDDLNKVDAQMHHELTHLFQRLRDERQARAVLLAGTERAFTAGGDFAWFPRFSEPGYAAEVRLDGKSIVWNMLDVHLPIVCAVTGHAMGLGASIALLADLTVMSETARLGDPHVKVGIVAGDGGTVAWPLAVGPQLAKRYLLTGDPVTATDAVSMGLIVETAPNPEACVAAGLAWARRLAAGAPQAVQFTKQAVNAWIKQTCGTAFDLSTALETVTFASEDFTEALAALTEKREPRFTGK